Proteins found in one Canis lupus baileyi chromosome 18, mCanLup2.hap1, whole genome shotgun sequence genomic segment:
- the GPR85 gene encoding probable G-protein coupled receptor 85, which translates to MANYSHAADNILQNLSPLTAFLKLTSLGFIIGVSVVGNLLISILLVKDKTLHRAPYYFLLDLCCSDILRSAICFPFVFNSVKNGSTWTYGTLTCKVIAFLGVLSCFHTAFMLFCISVTRYLAIAHHRFYTKRLTFWTCLAVICMVWTLSVAMAFPPVLDVGTYSFIREEDQCTFQHRSFRANDSLGFMLLLALILLATQLVYLKLIFFVHDRRKMKPVQFVAAVSQNWTFHGPGASGQAAANWLAGFGRGPTPPTLLGIRQNANTTGRRRLLVLDEFKMEKRISRMFYIMTFLFLTLWGPYLVACYWRVFARGPVVPGGFLTAAVWMSFAQAGINPFVCIFSNRELRRCFSTTLLYCRKSRLPREPYCVI; encoded by the coding sequence ATGGCGAACTATAGCCATGCAGCTGACaacattttacaaaatctttCTCCTCTAACAGCCTTTCTGAAACTGACTTCCTTGGGTTTCATAATAGGAGTCAGCGTGGTGGGCAACCTTCTGATCTCCATTTTGCTAGTGAAAGATAAGACCTTGCATAGAGCACCTTACTACTTCCTGTTGGATCTTTGCTGTTCAGATATCCTCAGATCTGCAATTTGTTTCCCATTTGTATTCAACTCTGTCAAAAATGGCTCTACCTGGACTTACGGGACTCTGACTTGCAAAGTGATTGCCTTTCTGGGGGTTTTGTCCTGTTTCCACACTGCTTTCATGCTCTTCTGCATCAGCGTCACCAGATACTTAGCTATCGCCCATCACCGCTTCTATACAAAGAGGCTGACCTTTTGGACGTGTCTGGCTGTCATCTGCATGGTGTGGACTCTGTCTGTGGCCATGGCATTCCCCCCAGTTTTAGATGTGGGCACTTACTCATTCATTAGGGAGGAAGATCAATGTACCTTCCAACACCGCTCCTTCAGGGCTAATGATTCCTTAGGATTTATGCTGCTCCTTGCTCTCATCCTCCTAGCCACACAGCTTGTCTACCTCAAGCTGATATTTTTTGTCCACGACCGAAGGAAAATGAAGCCAGTCCAGTTTGTAGCAGCAGTCAGCCAGAACTGGACTTTTCATGGCCCTGGAGCCAGTGGCCAGGCAGCCGCCAATTGGCTCGCAGGATTTGGAAGGGGTCCCACACCACCCACCTTGCTGGGCATCAGGCAAAATGCAAACACCACGGGCAGAAGAAGGCTCTTGGTCCTAGATGAgttcaaaatggagaaaagaatcaGCAGAATGTTCTATATAATGACTTTTCTCTTCCTAACCTTGTGGGGCCCATACCTGGTGGCCTGTTATTGGAGAGTTTTTGCAAGAGGGCCTGTAGTACCAGGGGGATTTCTAACAGCCGCTGTCTGGATGAGTTTTGCCCAAGCAGGAATCAATCCTTTTGTCTGCATTTTCTCCAACAGGGAGCTGAGGCGCTGTTTCAGCACAACCCTCCTTTACTGCAGAAAATCCAGGTTACCAAGGGAACCTTACTGTGTTATATGA